One window of Cystobacter fuscus DSM 2262 genomic DNA carries:
- a CDS encoding glutathione S-transferase family protein yields MLTLHAFGRVHAKVIGVTRDLRALWMLEECGLPHEVRGLDHFAGELNSEEYRRLTPFAQIPVLEDDGFVLTETGAILLYLAEKSGRLIPSDLQGRAQVTRWCFAALNTVEPPLFQIAMIDLFSAGDPAEQARRPGLVKWADRALGGLEEWLSARPYLVGEDFTVADVLMTTVLREVRGSDVLVRYPRVRAYQQRCEARPAWQRTLDAYEQRLGAPPGSTR; encoded by the coding sequence ATGCTCACGCTCCATGCTTTTGGCCGTGTCCACGCGAAGGTGATTGGCGTCACGCGCGACCTGCGCGCCCTCTGGATGTTGGAGGAGTGCGGGCTGCCCCATGAGGTGCGCGGCCTCGACCACTTCGCGGGCGAGCTGAACTCCGAGGAGTACCGGCGGCTGACCCCCTTCGCCCAGATTCCGGTGCTCGAGGACGACGGCTTCGTGCTCACGGAGACGGGCGCGATCCTGCTCTACCTGGCGGAGAAGTCGGGCCGCCTCATCCCCTCGGATCTCCAGGGCCGCGCCCAGGTGACGCGCTGGTGCTTCGCCGCGCTCAACACCGTCGAGCCCCCGCTCTTCCAGATCGCGATGATCGATCTGTTCAGTGCCGGCGACCCCGCCGAGCAGGCGCGCCGCCCCGGACTCGTGAAGTGGGCGGACCGTGCGCTGGGCGGGCTCGAGGAGTGGCTGTCGGCTCGCCCGTACCTCGTCGGTGAGGACTTCACCGTGGCGGACGTCCTGATGACCACCGTGCTGCGCGAGGTGCGTGGCAGTGACGTGCTCGTCCGCTACCCACGCGTGCGGGCCTATCAGCAGCGGTGCGAGGCCCGACCCGCCTGGCAACGCACGCTCGACGCCTACGAGCAGCGACTGGGCGCACCGCCCGGCAGTACTCGCTAG